A window of the Lactuca sativa cultivar Salinas chromosome 7, Lsat_Salinas_v11, whole genome shotgun sequence genome harbors these coding sequences:
- the LOC111894553 gene encoding probable methyltransferase At1g29790, translating into MKLSISRGIPKFVFLSCVFSLICVVLFSKFYSFSPFIFLDTKCMYDSNPHVTYNPEIKILETVIKKIEQEIIDIKVSHKNSSHALRYGSFLADILGLIESVKFVENEVVGLPERDVNQSNSVQPVHVSQDFFLTEEIRKYVRMKPNRLGKQNFMGANGTFTSIGHACFSMKQELEEYMNYDVGDICNDDWKLAQRLMVHGCDPLPRRRCFSRAPRFYTEPYPIPESIWRLPDDKNVRWSHYRCKGFACLAASKTGKGFFKCADCFNLTHHERPRWVGPVYLGPTNSTPDFLLTEILDLKPGEIRIGLDFSVGTGTFAARMRDHNVTIVSATINLGAPFSEMIALRGLVPIYMTINQRLPFFDNTLDLIHTTRFLDGWIDFVLLDFVLYDWDRVLRPGGLLWIDSFFCLKEDLEDYLEGFKMLRYKRHKWVVVPKVDKDDDREVFFSAVLEKPPRPF; encoded by the coding sequence ATGAAGTTAAGCATATCGAGAGGAATTCCCAAGTTTGTTTTCTTATCTTGTGTTTTTTCACTTATTTGTGtggttttattttcaaaattttactcTTTCAGCCCTTTTATTTTTTTGGATACTAAATGCATGTATGATTCTAATCCTCATGTTACCTATAATCCCGAAATCAAGATATTAGAGACAGTTATCAAGAAAATCGAGCAAGAGATTATCGATATTAAAGTTTCACACAAGAATTCTTCGCACGCGTTAAGATACGGTTCATTTCTTGCAGACATTTTGGGTTTAATCGAGTCTGTAAAGTTTGTGGAAAACGAGGTTGTTGGATTACCTGAACGTGACGTGAACCAGTCGAACTCGGTTCAACCGGTTCACGTCTCGCAAGATTTCTTTCTGACAGAAGAAATCCGGAAATATGTTCGAATGAAACCGAACAGATTAGGAAAACAAAACTTCATGGGTGCAAACGGGACATTCACGAGCATAGGACATGCATGTTTCTCAATGAAACAAGAGCTCGAAGAGTATATGAATTATGATGTGGGTGACATATGCAACGATGATTGGAAGTTGGCTCAACGGTTAATGGTGCACGGGTGCGACCCATTGCCTAGAAGACGGTGCTTCTCGCGAGCCCCACGGTTCTACACCGAACCATACCCAATCCCCGAGTCCATTTGGAGACTCCCGGATGATAAAAACGTACGATGGAGTCATTACCGATGCAAAGGTTTTGCATGTCTTGCTGCCAGCAAGACAGGCAAAGGTTTCTTCAAATGTGCAGATTGTTTCAATCTGACACATCATGAAAGGCCGAGATGGGTCGGACCCGTTTATCTGGGTCCGACCAACTCAACTCCAGACTTCCTGCTCACAGAAATTCTAGACCTGAAGCCCGGCGAGATACGTATCGGTCTCGACTTTAGCGTTGGAACGGGTACTTTTGCCGCTAGAATGCGGGACCACAATGTGACGATTGTCTCTGCTACGATAAACCTTGGGGCACCTTTTAGTGAAATGATTGCGCTTCGTGGACTTGTACCGATCTACATGACGATAAATCAACGGCTCCCGTTTTTTGATAACACATTGGATCTGATCCACACGACCAGGTTTTTGGACGGGTGGATCGATTTCGTGCTATTAGATTTTGTACTATATGACTGGGATAGAGTACTTAGGCCCGGAGGGTTGTTATGGATTGATAGTTTTTTTTGCTTAAAGGAGGATTTAGAGGATTATTTGGA
- the LOC111894556 gene encoding RING-H2 finger protein ATL67-like has protein sequence MSTISPPPPPITSPTHYYLTNIGLGYAIAIALGFLVLFATLLLASYICFRHRYRYQYQHRHQNQNPSDNGVILPSIIFVDENNNDNDDEEQNAVVGLDQAVINSYPKFPFSKGIDSLCAICLCEYREGEMLRMLPDCKHCFHLTCVDAWLKLNATCPVCRSSPLPTPLSTPLAEVVPLSQYSDGRRRR, from the coding sequence ATGTCCACCATATCTCCTCCTCCACCCCCCATCACTAGCCCTACCCATTACTACCTAACTAACATCGGCCTCGGTTACGCCATCGCCATCGCACTTGGGTTTCTCGTCCTCTTCGCCACCCTCCTCCTCGCTTCATACATCTGCTTCCGCCACCGTTACAGGTACCAGTACCAGCATCGCCACCAAAACCAAAACCCTAGCGATAACGGCGtaattctaccgagtataatcttCGTAGATGAAAACAACAACGACAACGACGATGAAGAGCAGAACGCCGTCGTAGGACTTGATCAAGCAGTGATCAACTCATACCCTAAGTTTCCGTTCTCGAAGGGAATTGATTCTTTATGCGCAATCTGTTTGTGTGAATATAGGGAGGGGGAGATGTTGAGGATGTTACCTGATTGTAAGCATTGTTTTCATTTGACTTGTGTTGATGCTTGGTTGAAGCTTAACGCTACTTGCCCTGTTTGCCGGAGTTCTCCTCTTCCTACGCCGTTGTCAACTCCGTTGGCAGAGGTTGTTCCTCTCTCACAGTATTCCGACGGACGTCGCCGGAGGTAA